In Cloacibacterium caeni, a single window of DNA contains:
- a CDS encoding diacylglycerol/lipid kinase family protein: MQNVAFIINPFSAKKNYQPFLNSLQAKVENPLYLISKSIQDTENFIKENFEKVDIFVAIGGDGTISTVAKNLIHTDKILGIFPAGSGNGFSNETKFSENLDELLAKIQKKNFKEIDTFTVNERFSINVAGVGFDGAVIEAFEKTSRGFKNYIKTSIQTFFKYQPISIKFEEKYKKFDGKYLMLNVANTRQFGNNAYIAPHASKSDGLLEIALVKKFPFTHSGVFAYRMFTKKLVSNQYIHYLSVPEIEFSVDSDLWHLDGEFNQISSPVKVKVLPKSLRILV, from the coding sequence ATGCAAAATGTAGCATTTATCATCAATCCTTTTTCTGCAAAGAAAAATTATCAGCCTTTTCTTAATTCTTTACAAGCAAAGGTTGAAAATCCGTTGTATTTAATTTCAAAATCCATTCAAGATACTGAAAATTTCATCAAAGAAAATTTTGAAAAAGTAGACATTTTCGTTGCCATTGGTGGTGATGGAACCATTTCTACGGTTGCGAAAAATTTAATTCACACGGATAAAATTCTCGGGATTTTCCCAGCAGGAAGTGGTAACGGTTTCTCTAATGAAACCAAGTTTTCTGAAAATTTAGACGAACTTTTAGCGAAAATTCAAAAGAAAAATTTTAAAGAAATTGATACGTTTACAGTAAACGAAAGATTTTCGATTAATGTAGCTGGAGTAGGATTTGATGGAGCGGTTATTGAAGCTTTTGAGAAAACTTCCAGAGGTTTTAAAAATTATATCAAAACTTCTATCCAGACTTTTTTTAAATACCAACCAATTTCCATCAAATTCGAAGAAAAATATAAAAAATTTGACGGAAAATATTTGATGCTCAACGTTGCAAACACGCGACAATTCGGAAATAATGCCTACATTGCTCCTCATGCAAGTAAAAGTGATGGCTTGTTAGAAATTGCTTTGGTAAAGAAGTTTCCTTTCACTCATTCTGGCGTTTTTGCCTACAGAATGTTTACCAAAAAATTGGTTTCCAATCAGTACATTCATTATTTATCGGTTCCAGAAATTGAGTTTTCTGTAGATTCAGATTTGTGGCATCTCGACGGCGAGTTTAACCAAATTTCATCTCCAGTTAAAGTAAAAGTGCTCCCAAAAAGTTTAAGAATTTTAGTCTAA
- a CDS encoding cryptochrome/photolyase family protein — translation MDKISIFWFRRDLRLKDNHGLYQALESGKKVLPIFIFDEDILDLLENKSDKRVDFIVHALQTLNSFLKSKNKGIKIFKGKPLEIYKKLTENYEIETVYCNEDYEPYAIKRDQEIADFLASKNIAFHPFKDQVIFHKDEIVKADKKPYTVYTPYSKLWLNEFQKFDLQGFPSEKKLDHLLEIPFEEFKIEDIGFQKTDLTFEVPEADLHIIKTYEETRNFPAVKGTTQLGVHLRFGTISVRKLAKIAKENNLTFLKELIWREFFMQILYHFPKVVNHSFKSKYDAIPWENNPEFLEKWKAGKTGFPLVDAGMRELNTTGFMHNRVRMITASFLIKHLLTDWRIGEAYFAEKLMDYDLSANNGNWQWCASSGCDAAPYFRIFNPEEQQKKFDPDFKYIKKWIPEFGTKYYPKPIVEHKKAREKVLKVYKEALDNLD, via the coding sequence ATGGATAAAATATCTATTTTTTGGTTCAGACGAGACCTTCGTTTAAAAGACAATCACGGATTATATCAAGCATTAGAATCGGGAAAAAAGGTTCTGCCGATTTTTATTTTTGACGAAGATATTTTAGATTTATTAGAAAATAAGTCGGATAAGAGAGTTGATTTCATTGTACATGCTTTACAAACCCTAAATTCTTTTCTAAAATCAAAGAATAAAGGCATCAAAATCTTCAAAGGAAAACCTCTTGAAATTTATAAAAAACTCACTGAAAACTATGAAATAGAAACCGTTTATTGCAATGAAGATTATGAACCTTACGCAATAAAAAGAGACCAAGAAATTGCCGATTTTTTGGCTTCAAAAAATATCGCTTTTCACCCATTTAAAGACCAAGTTATCTTTCACAAAGACGAAATTGTAAAAGCCGATAAAAAACCTTACACAGTTTATACTCCATATTCAAAACTTTGGCTCAATGAATTTCAAAAATTTGATTTACAAGGATTTCCATCAGAAAAAAAACTAGATCATTTATTAGAAATTCCTTTTGAGGAGTTCAAAATTGAAGATATTGGTTTTCAAAAAACAGATTTAACATTTGAAGTTCCAGAAGCAGATCTTCATATCATCAAAACCTATGAAGAAACTCGAAATTTCCCTGCGGTAAAAGGAACTACACAACTGGGTGTTCATCTGAGATTTGGAACCATTAGCGTGAGAAAATTAGCCAAAATTGCCAAAGAAAATAACCTTACTTTCTTGAAAGAATTGATTTGGAGAGAATTTTTCATGCAGATTTTGTATCATTTTCCGAAAGTGGTCAATCATTCTTTCAAGTCAAAATATGATGCGATTCCCTGGGAAAATAATCCTGAATTTCTAGAAAAATGGAAAGCTGGAAAAACAGGATTTCCTCTTGTAGATGCGGGAATGCGTGAACTGAATACTACTGGTTTTATGCACAATAGAGTGAGAATGATTACAGCGAGTTTCCTCATCAAACATTTGCTTACCGACTGGCGAATTGGCGAAGCTTACTTTGCGGAAAAATTAATGGATTACGATTTAAGTGCGAATAATGGAAACTGGCAATGGTGCGCAAGTTCTGGTTGTGATGCCGCTCCATATTTTAGAATTTTTAATCCAGAGGAACAACAGAAAAAATTCGATCCTGATTTTAAATATATTAAAAAATGGATTCCTGAATTTGGAACGAAATACTATCCAAAACCTATCGTAGAGCATAAAAAAGCCAGAGAAAAAGTACTGAAAGTGTACAAAGAAGCTCTAGATAATTTAGACTAA